In Acidobacteriota bacterium, the genomic stretch AAAGAAATAACTTAGATGAGATCTCTCATCCAACACGGTAAACTTGGGCTAGAGTTGGACCCCGCGCCGCTCTCCGTTTCCCAGGCCTGTAGTGTACTCTGAGAACACTTGCATAATTAAATCAATAGCTTACAGTTCGAGACCGTCGAAGTCAGGAAAGCAGTTTGCGTGCTGGAGGGGGGGTGGAGATGTCGGGCTGGAACCTCACCGCCTACGCCACGGGCAACACTAGCACGGCTCTGCAGCCCGGCGCCTGCCTTCGGTTGGTCAGGCTGAGGAAGCCGCCGTGGGCTTCGGCGATCTGCCGAGCCAGGACCAAGCCGATGCCGCTCCCCTGGGGCTTGGTGGTGAAGAAGGGGACGAACAGGTTGGCGGTGTCGGCCAGTCCCTTTCCCTCGTCCTCCACGGAGACTTCCAACTGGTCGCCGATCCGTCTCCAGCCGACGCTGGCTCCCCCGCCGGTTTCCGTCGCGGCGTCGACTGCGTTCCGAACCAGGTTGATCAGCAACTGCTCCAATTGATCCGGGTCGGCCCGAAACCGGACCGGCTGGCCGTCTCGAATCGCCACCGGCATCCGGGTCTCCAGGCTCACCACCTTGCGAACCGAGTCTTCGATGGAGACTGGGCGCTTGTCCGGGGCCGGTAGCCGGGCGAGCCGGGAATAGGCGCCCATGAACCGGCTCAGCGCCTGGGCCCGGGAGGAGATGACGCCGAGACCCTCCCTCAGGTCCTGTTCCCGGTCCGTATTCGAGCGGTCCTGCTCCAAGAGGGATTCGAGACTGCCGGCGATGGACTTGATGGGGGTCAACGAGTTGTTCAATTCATGTCCCAAAACCCGGATCAGCCGGCGCCAGGCCTGCCGCTCCTCCTCTCGGAGCGTCTGGTTCAAATCCGTCAGGACCACCAGGTGATGGGGCCGACCCTCCTCGCGAAACACGATCCGGTGCATTCCCCAGCGGCCGCTCCCCCCGGGCAATTGGATTTGGAGCGTCTGGACCGGCTCACCTTTCAAGCAGTCCTTCAGATCCAGCTCTGCCGCCGACTTGCCCAACGCTTGCTTTTCCGGAATTCCTAGGAGCCTCTGCCCGGCCCGGTTGATGAGGCGCACGCGCCATCCGTCATTGAACGCGAAGACCGCAACGTCGATCTCCTTCATCACCTTCTGCAGCAGGGCGGCCGCCTCGACCGCTCCCAGGCGTTGCCGCCGTAGGACCTCGCCCAGAATGTTCAGTTCCGCGGCGAACTCGCCCAGCCCCTTGTCGGTTCCACTCCGGGCCCGGATGGAGAAGTCCCCCTCTCGAATCGCCGAAACCACGTTGGCAAGTGTCTGAAACTGAAACGTCAACTTCCGGTACAGCAGGATCAGGCCGCCCGCCAGGGCTCCCACGGCCAGCAGCGAGAGGCCGTAGCGCACTGGGGGATCGTGATCGCCGGTCCAGAGCAGGACCAGCAGTGCGGCGCAGGAGGGGAGGCCGGCGGCAAGAGAGATCAAGACGATCCGCGCCTGAAAGCCGAGTCGGTTCATAGCCCGAGTTTTTCTATGCGCCGGTAGAGGGCGGTTCGGCTCAGCCCCAAACTTCGAGCGGCGTGGCTCACGTTGCCGCCGGCGCGGGACAGTGCCTTGCCGATCAGGACGCCTTCGGCTTCCTCCAGGGTCATCATCTCCAGCGGATTCGAATAGGGCGAGTCCGCCGGCAGGCTCAGATCCTCGACCGAAATGGAGGACTCCCGGGCCAGCAGGACGGAGCGCTCCACCACGTGGCTGAGCTCCCGGACGTTTCCCGGCCACGAGTAGTGAGCCAGGGCGGCCAGTGCCGGTTCGCTGAATCCGTCCAGCCGCTTTCGGTACTTCTGGTTGTAGCGGCCCAGAAAGTAGTTGGCCAACAGGAGGACGTCCTCACCCCGGTCCCGAAGCGGCGGCAGGCGGATCTCCACCGTGTTGAGACGAAACAGGAGGTCCTCCCGAAACCGGCCGCGGTCCACCTCCCGCTTCAGGTCGGCGTTGGTGGCCGACAGCACCCGCACGTCGACGTGCTTGGTGCGGGAGGAGCCGACACGCTGCATCTCTCCGCTCTCCAGGACGCGGAGGAGGTTGGCCTGTTGGCTTACGGGAATGCTGGTGACCTCGTCCAAAAGCAGCGTTCCTCCGTCGGCCAGTTCGAAGCGTCCGATCCGGTCTGTGCGGGCGTCGGTAAAGGCACCCTTGACGTGGCCGAACATCTCGCTGACGAAGACACCTTCAGAGAGACCTCCCAGATTGACGGCTACTAGAGGCATTGAGGCGCGAGCGGAGACCGAATGCAGAGTTCGGGCCACCACTTCCTTGCCGGTGCCGTGGTCGCCGGTGATCAGCACCTGGGCGTCGGAAGGTCCTACCCGGGCGATCAGATCGAGGACAGGCCGCATGACCGGCGACTGTGTGATAAGACGAACGTGTTGTCGAGAGCGGAGGACCCGGTTCTCTTCCTCTAGACGGCGGCCTTGCCGTAGCGCCTGCCGAAGCTCGATCTGGCTCTTCAAGACCGTGAGGAGTCGTTCGTTTTCCCAGGGTTTCTGAATGAAGTCCCGGGCACCGCGCCGAATGGCTTCCACAGCCAGGTCAATTGTGCCCCACGCAGTCATGACCACCACGCGTAGCGATCCGTCCACCGCCAGCAACTTTGTCAGAAGATCGAGTCCCTCCCGGCCCGAAGTCGTGTCCCGGGCGTAATTCATGTCCATCAGGACGATGTCGACGTCGAGACGCCGCGCGCACTCCAGGACGCGCGCGGGAGTGTCGGCGGTAGTGATCTCGTAATCCTCGCTCTTCAGCAGGAGCCGGAGGGAATGAATCACGTCGGCCTGATCATCGGCGATCAAGACACTGGGTCTCTTGGAACGGGTTCCGACCATCTTCTTCGTTGTCAGATCTGCTCACCATTATTCATGACGCAGCGCTTCCATGGGTTCCAGCCGGGTGATTCGGAAGGCAGGGACCCAGCATGCCAGCAGGGAGGCAGCCAGAATTACTAGTGTGGCGACGACGAACGTCACCGGATCGCCCAAGTCAAATCCGGGAAGAAAAACACCCATCAGTTGACCCAAACTCAATGCCAAGCCAATGCCGATGGAGAGACCGATGGCCACTGTCACCAGGGTTTGTCTTAGGATCAGCCAAACCGTGTGGTCCCGCCTTGCCCCCAGGGCTAACCGAACCGCGATCTCATGGGTCCGTCGAATGACCGAGCGCGAGAGCACTCCGTACAGGCCAACCGAGGCCAGGGTGAGGGCCAAAACCCCGAACGCGCCCAACAGTAAGTTCAAGAACAGCCATGGGGCAACGCTTTCCGCAATCGCCGCTGACAAGGATGTTGCGCCGAAGGTCGGCAGATCGTTGTCCATTTCCTGCACTGCCCGGCGCATCGTCGCAACCATGGCGGAAGTCGGTTGTTGCGGAGATCGAGCCATGAGAGTGAAAGTGCCCTGATACCGCTGGAGCAACGAAAAGTACACATGTGGATTTTGGGCGGCGCCGAGCTGGCGCCCCCGGACCTCTCGAGCGACGCCGACCACCTCCCAGCTATCTGATTCGGAATAGATCCGTTTTCCGATTGGATCGGCATCGGGCCAGAATTGTTCGGCCACCGGCTGACTGATGATGGCGATTTGCCTGGAGTCTTGATCGTCTGTCCAGCGAAAATCGCGGCCCCTTATCAGGGGGATACGGACTGTTTCGAAGTATCCGGGGCCGACGGAATTGACTTCGACCTGAATCCGTTCCTCATCGTTCTTGTGGATGGAAGTGCTGAAATAGCGGTCGTCGGCAGGAGTGAATCGCGCCAGAGTCGCGGATTCCACTCCCGGTGCCGTCTCGATCCGTCGCAGAAGTTGTCGCAGAAACAGGGCTCCTCGAGTTTCGTCGTACCCTTGGGTGGCAACGTCAACGGAAAGTGTGCCCACGTTCTCTGGATCGAAACCCGGATCCAGAGCGAGTCGATGGTCGAGCGTATGGATGGAGAGTCCGGCCGCCACCAACAACGTAAAGGACAAGGTCACCTGAAGGATGACCAGAAGGTTCCGCCAGCGAACCGACCGGCCGCCACGGGCCGCCCCTGTGGCTTTGAGTTCCGAGAACAGGTCGATTCGGCTGGATTGTGCTGCTGGAGCGAGGCCAAAGATCATGGCTGTCGACAATGAGAGGAGCAGGGTGAACAACAGCGTGCGATTGTCCAGTGCCAGTCCGAAGTTCAGAAGATCCGGCCGAATGAGATGGCTGGGGAGCGAGAGTAAGCTCGTCATTGCCATAAAACAGGGTGCTACCAGAACAGCGGCAGCGCCTCCG encodes the following:
- a CDS encoding ABC transporter permease, whose amino-acid sequence is MSGEPQPTSPKDHVLQGNESRRRFVLLLEDIVRDLRLSFRTLTRNPGFTIVVILTLALGIGVNTGVFTLVDNAFFRPLPVLNPHQIVSFGSFTKGRPNRDNQFFSHAAFRTIQESNEVFSGLIAHSGFTVHLSADGFTERLWGGLVSSNYTHVLGIEPGIGRGFLPEEGQVPGRNPVAMISDRLWRDRFQGSRDIVGKTVRVNGHPLTLVGVMPAEFKGILGEPDVWVPTMMQPQVLPPNRLDDADYAWLRMIGRLNPDLNLESAQSSLAAVVSQLELEDPGWKDRVLRLAQGHWGTRGDDARSQIRISGIILIAIMGSVLFIACTNVANLLLSRAMGRRNEMAIRLAAGANRSSLVRYLLTETTMLFLAGGAAAVLVAPCFMAMTSLLSLPSHLIRPDLLNFGLALDNRTLLFTLLLSLSTAMIFGLAPAAQSSRIDLFSELKATGAARGGRSVRWRNLLVILQVTLSFTLLVAAGLSIHTLDHRLALDPGFDPENVGTLSVDVATQGYDETRGALFLRQLLRRIETAPGVESATLARFTPADDRYFSTSIHKNDEERIQVEVNSVGPGYFETVRIPLIRGRDFRWTDDQDSRQIAIISQPVAEQFWPDADPIGKRIYSESDSWEVVGVAREVRGRQLGAAQNPHVYFSLLQRYQGTFTLMARSPQQPTSAMVATMRRAVQEMDNDLPTFGATSLSAAIAESVAPWLFLNLLLGAFGVLALTLASVGLYGVLSRSVIRRTHEIAVRLALGARRDHTVWLILRQTLVTVAIGLSIGIGLALSLGQLMGVFLPGFDLGDPVTFVVATLVILAASLLACWVPAFRITRLEPMEALRHE
- a CDS encoding sigma-54 dependent transcriptional regulator, with translation MVGTRSKRPSVLIADDQADVIHSLRLLLKSEDYEITTADTPARVLECARRLDVDIVLMDMNYARDTTSGREGLDLLTKLLAVDGSLRVVVMTAWGTIDLAVEAIRRGARDFIQKPWENERLLTVLKSQIELRQALRQGRRLEEENRVLRSRQHVRLITQSPVMRPVLDLIARVGPSDAQVLITGDHGTGKEVVARTLHSVSARASMPLVAVNLGGLSEGVFVSEMFGHVKGAFTDARTDRIGRFELADGGTLLLDEVTSIPVSQQANLLRVLESGEMQRVGSSRTKHVDVRVLSATNADLKREVDRGRFREDLLFRLNTVEIRLPPLRDRGEDVLLLANYFLGRYNQKYRKRLDGFSEPALAALAHYSWPGNVRELSHVVERSVLLARESSISVEDLSLPADSPYSNPLEMMTLEEAEGVLIGKALSRAGGNVSHAARSLGLSRTALYRRIEKLGL
- a CDS encoding ATP-binding protein, which encodes MNRLGFQARIVLISLAAGLPSCAALLVLLWTGDHDPPVRYGLSLLAVGALAGGLILLYRKLTFQFQTLANVVSAIREGDFSIRARSGTDKGLGEFAAELNILGEVLRRQRLGAVEAAALLQKVMKEIDVAVFAFNDGWRVRLINRAGQRLLGIPEKQALGKSAAELDLKDCLKGEPVQTLQIQLPGGSGRWGMHRIVFREEGRPHHLVVLTDLNQTLREEERQAWRRLIRVLGHELNNSLTPIKSIAGSLESLLEQDRSNTDREQDLREGLGVISSRAQALSRFMGAYSRLARLPAPDKRPVSIEDSVRKVVSLETRMPVAIRDGQPVRFRADPDQLEQLLINLVRNAVDAATETGGGASVGWRRIGDQLEVSVEDEGKGLADTANLFVPFFTTKPQGSGIGLVLARQIAEAHGGFLSLTNRRQAPGCRAVLVLPVA